Proteins encoded by one window of Roseibium sp. Sym1:
- a CDS encoding NADH-quinone oxidoreductase subunit D, whose translation MAEAQVRNFNINFGPQHPAAHGVLRLVLELDGEVVTRVDPHIGLLHRGTEKLIEQKTYLQAVPYFDRLDYVAPMNQEHAFALGVERLIGIEVPKRGQLIRVLFSEIGRLLSHLLNVTTQAMDVGALTPPLWGFEPREELMVFYERACGARMHAAYVRPGGVHQDLPRDLLDDIWDFCDPFLQTLDDIEGLLTDNRIFKQRNVDIGVVDLDDAWAWGFSGVMVRGSGAPWDLRKSQPYECYSELDFDIPIGKNGDCYDRYLIRMEEMRQSVRIMKQCLEKLTVETGPVSSTDGKIVPPKRGEMKRSMEALIHHFKLYTEGYHVPAGEVYAAVEAPKGEFGVYLVADGTNKPYRCKIKAPGYAHLQAMDFLCKGHMLADVSAVLGSMDIVFGEVDR comes from the coding sequence ATGGCTGAGGCTCAGGTCCGTAACTTCAACATCAACTTTGGCCCGCAGCACCCGGCGGCGCATGGCGTGCTGCGTCTTGTGCTTGAACTCGACGGCGAAGTGGTCACCCGTGTCGATCCGCATATCGGGCTTTTGCACCGCGGCACCGAGAAACTGATCGAGCAGAAGACCTATCTGCAGGCCGTGCCGTATTTTGACCGCCTCGACTACGTGGCGCCGATGAACCAGGAGCATGCCTTCGCGCTCGGCGTGGAGCGCCTGATCGGCATCGAAGTGCCCAAGCGCGGCCAGCTGATCCGTGTGCTTTTCTCCGAGATCGGCCGCCTGCTGTCGCATCTGCTCAACGTCACCACGCAGGCCATGGACGTCGGTGCCCTGACACCGCCGCTGTGGGGCTTCGAGCCGCGCGAGGAGCTGATGGTATTCTATGAGCGTGCCTGCGGCGCGCGCATGCACGCTGCCTATGTGCGCCCGGGCGGCGTCCATCAGGACCTGCCGCGCGACCTGCTCGACGACATCTGGGATTTCTGCGATCCGTTCCTGCAGACGCTGGACGACATCGAGGGCCTTCTGACCGACAACCGCATCTTCAAGCAGCGCAACGTCGACATCGGCGTCGTCGATCTTGATGATGCCTGGGCCTGGGGCTTTTCCGGCGTGATGGTGCGCGGCTCCGGCGCGCCGTGGGATCTGCGCAAGTCGCAGCCCTACGAGTGCTACTCGGAGCTCGACTTCGACATTCCGATCGGCAAGAACGGCGACTGCTACGACCGTTACCTGATCCGCATGGAAGAGATGCGCCAGTCGGTCCGGATCATGAAGCAGTGCCTGGAAAAGCTGACCGTTGAAACCGGTCCGGTCTCGTCGACCGACGGCAAGATCGTGCCGCCGAAGCGGGGCGAGATGAAGCGTTCCATGGAAGCGCTGATCCACCACTTCAAGCTCTACACCGAGGGCTACCATGTCCCGGCCGGCGAGGTTTATGCCGCCGTGGAAGCGCCGAAAGGCGAATTCGGTGTCTATTTGGTCGCCGACGGCACCAACAAGCCGTATCGCTGCAAGATCAAGGCGCCGGGCTACGCCCATCTCCAGGCGATGGATTTTCTCTGCAAGGGCCACATGCTCGCCGACGTCTCGGCGGTGCTCGGCTCCATGGACATCGTGTTCGGCGAGGTCGACCGCTGA
- a CDS encoding GFA family protein: MSERLSGGCLCGAVRFAATPTDGEMGVCHCGMCRRWTGGTYMAVSCGPMSGVDVEGSDALGVYKSSDYGERVFCSKCGSTLMWRMADGSHVSMSAQAFDDPSQFKFTSEIFVDEQPDNYAFANETRRMTGPEVIAYFTQKMQEPQNG, encoded by the coding sequence ATGAGCGAACGGCTTTCAGGTGGATGTCTTTGCGGTGCGGTGCGCTTCGCCGCCACGCCGACCGACGGCGAGATGGGCGTTTGCCATTGCGGCATGTGCCGTCGCTGGACCGGCGGCACCTACATGGCGGTCAGCTGTGGCCCGATGTCCGGCGTCGATGTCGAGGGCTCCGATGCGCTCGGCGTTTACAAGTCCTCCGATTACGGCGAACGCGTCTTCTGTTCCAAATGCGGATCCACCCTGATGTGGCGCATGGCGGACGGTTCGCATGTTTCCATGTCCGCCCAGGCTTTCGATGACCCGTCGCAATTCAAGTTCACGTCCGAGATTTTCGTTGACGAACAGCCGGATAATTACGCTTTCGCGAACGAAACCCGCCGAATGACCGGCCCCGAAGTCATCGCTTATTTCACGCAGAAAATGCAGGAACCTCAAAATGGCTGA